In Paenibacillus sp. FSL R7-0345, a single window of DNA contains:
- the ugpC gene encoding sn-glycerol-3-phosphate ABC transporter ATP-binding protein UgpC encodes MAGVRLEHIFKKYPGSDKATVMDINLDIKDKEFLVLVGPSGCGKSTTLRMIAGLEEISEGKMYIGDRVVNDVAPKDRDIAMVFQSYALYPHMSVYQNMAFGLKLRKVKKEEIDKKVREAAKILDIEHLLERKPKALSGGQRQRVALGRAIVRDPQVFLMDEPLSNLDAKLRGQMRAEITKLVKRLETTCIYVTHDQTEAMTMGDRIVVMYDGIIQQAASPEELYNEPTNLFVAGFIGSPTMNFINGTLSDVNGAVRFRAENLDVEVPGGKATILRSKGYIGKEVILGLRPEDIHEEPVFLEASPNTIFSSLVDVTENLGHEMLLYLSGVGTGTVIARVDGRSTTREGSKPKLAIDMNKVHIFDKESELNVLLG; translated from the coding sequence ATGGCAGGCGTACGTTTAGAGCATATTTTCAAAAAATACCCGGGTTCTGATAAAGCAACAGTAATGGATATCAATCTTGATATTAAAGATAAGGAATTTCTCGTATTGGTTGGACCTTCCGGTTGCGGTAAATCCACAACCCTGCGTATGATCGCTGGTCTGGAAGAAATCTCTGAAGGAAAAATGTACATTGGCGACCGTGTAGTCAATGACGTTGCTCCTAAGGACCGCGATATCGCGATGGTATTCCAATCCTACGCGTTGTACCCGCACATGAGCGTATATCAGAACATGGCATTCGGTCTGAAACTGCGCAAAGTGAAGAAAGAAGAAATCGACAAGAAAGTACGCGAAGCTGCGAAAATCCTCGATATCGAGCACTTGCTGGAACGTAAACCTAAGGCTCTGTCCGGTGGTCAACGTCAACGTGTCGCTCTGGGCCGTGCGATCGTCCGCGATCCGCAAGTCTTCCTGATGGATGAGCCGCTTTCCAACTTGGATGCTAAACTTCGTGGTCAGATGCGCGCCGAAATCACTAAGCTGGTTAAACGCCTTGAAACCACTTGTATCTACGTAACGCATGACCAGACAGAAGCTATGACAATGGGTGACCGTATCGTAGTTATGTACGACGGTATCATTCAACAGGCTGCTTCCCCTGAAGAGCTGTACAATGAGCCTACTAACCTGTTCGTAGCCGGATTCATCGGATCCCCTACAATGAACTTTATCAATGGTACCCTGAGCGATGTTAACGGTGCAGTTCGCTTCCGCGCTGAAAACCTGGATGTTGAAGTTCCAGGCGGCAAAGCAACAATCCTGCGCAGCAAAGGCTACATCGGTAAAGAAGTAATTCTTGGTCTTCGTCCGGAAGATATCCATGAAGAGCCAGTATTCCTGGAAGCTTCCCCTAACACAATCTTCTCTTCCCTGGTAGACGTTACAGAAAACCTCGGTCACGAAATGCTCCTCTACTTGAGCGGCGTGGGCACAGGAACTGTAATCGCCCGTGTAGACGGACGTTCTACTACCCGTGAAGGCAGCAAGCCAAAATTGGCAATCGATATGAACAAAGTTCATATCTTCGATAAAGAATCCGAACTGAACGTATTGCTGGGCTAA